A part of Thermotoga petrophila RKU-1 genomic DNA contains:
- the gyrA gene encoding DNA gyrase subunit A — translation MPEILINKPVEDELVESYLLYSMSVIVGRAIPDVRDGLKPVQRRILYGMYELGLKHNSPTKKSARIVGEVMGKYHPHGDAPVYDALVRMAQPFTMRYPLIEGQGNFGSIDRDPPAAMRYTEARLTKLAEEMLEDIEKNTVNMVDNFDGTLKEPEVLPSKVPNLIINGASGIAVGMATNIPPHNLSETVDALIYLIDHPEATVEELMQFIKGPDFPTGAVVVNASELKKVYEEGRGRIIVRGKVHVEDGKRVKRVVITEIPYGVSKAGLIEQIAKIAKDDESLPIRNIRDESDKRGMRIVIEIPKDTSEEVIINNLYKRTALQDYFNVQMLVIDKHKRPRLMNLKGLMEAFLEHRFEVIRRRARYEYEQYTRRAHVVEGLLKAARAIGVVVDIVRNSKDVESAKQSLMETLEITEEQAKAILDMRLSRLTSLEIENLQNEYSDLVRKISEVKEILEKDEKVKEIMKEEFLYLKQQYGDPRRTEITDQSIQYNEEELIVEEDVVITLSHNGYLKSTPLNSYRSQKRGGKGITVSKLTEDDEVEFVVVAKNTASTLFITNLGRAYVLKNYQLETTGRNTRGRHITAFLNLEDTEKIVALASLNGDGNDLVIVTKSGKIKRTALKEFENATSNRGVRAIKIEPGDEIVSARVVNSEKETLIVATKMGMAIRFPVSDVRRMGRNAAGVQAIKLQPGDEVVSVDVIPPGEEGEILTVTEKGFGKRTPVQLYRIQRRGGTGLRNISDVNKTGYVVAVRYVRGDEEIVVVTRNGMMIRFPVSEIGVIGRVTKGVKLIELGDDTISKVAVVKD, via the coding sequence ATGCCAGAGATCCTGATAAACAAACCCGTAGAGGATGAACTTGTTGAGTCTTATCTTCTGTACTCGATGAGCGTTATAGTGGGAAGGGCCATTCCGGACGTTCGGGATGGCCTCAAACCCGTTCAGAGGAGAATTCTCTATGGAATGTACGAACTCGGTCTCAAACACAACTCACCCACCAAGAAGAGTGCGAGAATCGTCGGTGAAGTGATGGGTAAGTACCATCCTCACGGTGACGCACCCGTGTACGATGCCCTCGTGAGGATGGCTCAACCGTTCACGATGAGATATCCACTCATCGAGGGTCAGGGAAACTTCGGTTCCATAGACAGAGACCCTCCAGCTGCGATGAGGTACACGGAAGCGAGACTCACGAAGCTTGCCGAAGAAATGCTCGAAGACATAGAAAAGAACACGGTGAACATGGTCGACAATTTCGACGGCACGTTGAAGGAGCCGGAAGTCCTCCCATCCAAGGTGCCAAATCTCATAATAAACGGTGCCTCCGGTATAGCGGTGGGAATGGCCACAAACATACCTCCACACAATCTCTCCGAGACCGTGGATGCCCTGATTTATTTGATCGATCATCCAGAAGCCACGGTTGAAGAACTCATGCAGTTCATAAAAGGACCGGATTTTCCCACAGGAGCCGTGGTAGTGAACGCTTCTGAATTGAAGAAGGTTTACGAAGAGGGAAGAGGCAGGATCATCGTCAGAGGAAAGGTGCACGTCGAGGATGGAAAGAGAGTAAAGCGAGTCGTCATCACGGAGATTCCGTACGGAGTCAGTAAAGCGGGTCTCATAGAACAAATAGCAAAAATAGCGAAAGACGACGAATCACTCCCAATCAGGAACATAAGAGACGAATCCGATAAACGCGGAATGAGGATAGTTATAGAGATCCCGAAGGACACCAGCGAAGAGGTCATAATAAACAATCTCTACAAGAGAACTGCTCTTCAGGATTACTTCAACGTTCAAATGCTGGTCATAGACAAACACAAAAGACCCAGGTTGATGAATTTGAAAGGATTGATGGAGGCCTTCCTCGAGCACCGCTTTGAAGTCATCAGAAGAAGGGCAAGGTACGAATACGAACAGTACACAAGGAGGGCACACGTTGTTGAAGGTCTCTTGAAGGCGGCAAGAGCGATAGGTGTTGTTGTGGACATCGTGAGGAACAGCAAGGATGTGGAAAGTGCGAAGCAATCACTCATGGAAACACTCGAAATCACCGAAGAACAGGCAAAAGCCATTCTCGACATGAGACTTTCGAGGCTGACTTCCCTCGAAATAGAGAACCTTCAAAACGAATACTCCGATCTGGTCAGGAAGATCTCAGAAGTGAAGGAAATACTCGAGAAGGACGAAAAAGTAAAGGAGATAATGAAAGAAGAATTCCTCTACTTGAAGCAACAATACGGGGATCCCAGAAGAACAGAAATAACAGATCAAAGTATCCAGTACAACGAAGAGGAACTCATTGTCGAAGAAGACGTGGTGATAACATTGAGTCATAACGGCTATTTAAAGAGCACACCGCTGAACAGCTACAGATCGCAGAAGCGTGGGGGTAAAGGAATCACCGTCTCGAAACTCACTGAAGATGACGAGGTCGAGTTCGTTGTGGTCGCGAAAAACACCGCATCGACCCTGTTTATAACGAACCTCGGACGGGCGTATGTTCTCAAGAATTATCAGCTGGAAACCACCGGTAGAAACACGAGAGGAAGACACATCACCGCGTTTCTGAATCTCGAAGACACAGAAAAGATCGTGGCACTCGCTTCTCTGAACGGTGATGGCAATGATCTTGTGATCGTTACAAAATCTGGGAAGATCAAAAGAACCGCTCTCAAAGAGTTTGAAAACGCCACCAGCAATCGCGGTGTCAGAGCCATAAAGATAGAACCTGGAGATGAGATCGTCAGCGCCAGGGTTGTTAACAGCGAAAAAGAAACACTCATAGTGGCAACGAAGATGGGTATGGCCATCAGATTTCCGGTGAGTGATGTTCGCAGAATGGGAAGAAATGCGGCCGGAGTTCAGGCGATAAAGCTTCAGCCAGGAGACGAAGTGGTGAGTGTGGACGTGATACCTCCAGGTGAGGAAGGAGAGATTCTCACCGTGACAGAGAAGGGATTCGGCAAGAGAACACCCGTTCAGCTGTACAGGATTCAAAGAAGGGGAGGAACGGGTCTCAGAAACATCTCCGATGTGAACAAAACGGGATACGTAGTAGCTGTGAGATACGTGAGGGGCGACGAAGAGATAGTGGTGGTCACAAGAAACGGCATGATGATCAGATTTCCCGTGTCTGAAATCGGTGTCATCGGTCGTGTAACGAAAGGTGTGAAACTCATCGAACTTGGAGACGATACCATATCGAAGGTGGCGGTGGTGAAAGATTGA
- a CDS encoding archease: protein MRKPIEHTADIAYEISGNSYEELLEEARNILLEEEGIVFDTEKKEKTYLLEETEDAFFDTVNDWILEISKGWAPWRIKREGNGLKVTFRKIRKKEGTEIKALTYHLLKFERDGDVLKTKVVFDT, encoded by the coding sequence TTGAGGAAACCCATAGAGCACACTGCCGATATCGCTTACGAGATATCCGGGAACTCTTACGAAGAACTTCTGGAAGAAGCGAGGAACATCCTTCTCGAAGAAGAAGGAATCGTTTTCGATACCGAAAAGAAGGAGAAAACGTACCTTCTTGAAGAGACGGAGGATGCTTTCTTTGACACGGTGAATGACTGGATTCTCGAGATATCGAAAGGATGGGCTCCCTGGAGGATTAAAAGGGAAGGGAACGGGTTAAAAGTAACTTTCAGGAAGATCAGAAAAAAAGAGGGGACCGAAATAAAAGCCCTCACATACCATCTTCTGAAGTTCGAGCGTGATGGAGATGTTCTGAAAACGAAGGTGGTGTTCGACACTTGA
- the lexA gene encoding transcriptional repressor LexA, with translation MKDLTERQRKVLLFIEEFIEKNGYPPSVREIARRFRITPRGALLHLIALEKKGYIERKNGKPRALRVSKSIRNKIPLIGEIRAGEKREAVEYLEDYIEIPESFLSSGYDHFLLKVKGESMIEEHICDGDLVLVRRQDWAQNGDIVVAMVDGEVTLKKFYQRGDTVELRPANREMSSMFFKAEKVKILGKVVGVFRKL, from the coding sequence TTGAAAGATCTCACGGAAAGGCAGAGAAAGGTGCTTCTGTTCATAGAAGAGTTCATAGAGAAAAATGGATATCCCCCCTCGGTGAGGGAGATCGCGCGGCGCTTCAGAATCACCCCGCGCGGCGCTCTTCTCCATCTAATTGCTCTGGAGAAGAAGGGTTACATCGAAAGGAAAAACGGCAAACCGCGGGCACTGAGGGTTTCGAAAAGCATAAGGAACAAAATACCTCTGATTGGAGAGATTCGTGCAGGTGAAAAAAGAGAAGCGGTTGAATACCTGGAAGATTACATAGAAATTCCTGAGAGCTTTCTTTCGAGCGGTTACGATCACTTTTTGTTGAAAGTAAAAGGAGAAAGCATGATAGAAGAACACATCTGTGATGGGGACCTCGTTCTTGTGAGAAGACAGGATTGGGCGCAGAACGGGGATATCGTGGTGGCGATGGTTGACGGAGAGGTGACGCTAAAAAAGTTCTATCAGAGAGGTGATACGGTAGAGTTGAGGCCCGCTAACAGAGAGATGTCGTCGATGTTTTTCAAGGCGGAAAAGGTGAAAATCCTGGGTAAAGTGGTGGGAGTTTTCAGAAAACTCTAA
- a CDS encoding anti-sigma factor antagonist yields the protein MFPYKIVDDVVILMPNKELNIENAHLFKKWVFDEFLNKGYNKIFLVLSDVESIDSFSLGVIVNILKSISSSGGFFALISPNEKVERVLSLTNLDRIVKIYDTISEAMEEVRRK from the coding sequence ATGTTTCCCTACAAGATTGTGGATGATGTGGTGATATTGATGCCGAACAAAGAGCTCAACATAGAGAACGCGCATCTGTTCAAAAAATGGGTTTTTGACGAGTTTTTGAACAAGGGTTACAACAAGATATTTCTGGTCCTTTCGGATGTGGAGAGCATAGACAGCTTCAGTCTGGGTGTCATTGTAAACATTTTGAAGAGTATCAGCAGCAGTGGCGGCTTCTTTGCACTGATATCTCCAAATGAGAAAGTAGAGCGAGTCCTCTCTCTGACGAATCTGGATCGTATAGTGAAGATATACGATACGATATCGGAGGCCATGGAGGAGGTGCGAAGAAAGTGA
- the rpiB gene encoding ribose 5-phosphate isomerase B, translated as MKIAIASDHAAFELKEKVKNYLLGKGIEVEDHGTYSEESVDYPDYAKKVVQSILSNEADFGILLCGTGLGMSIAANRYRGIRAALCLFPDMARLARSHNNANILVLPGRLIGAELAFWIVDTFLSTPFDGGRHERRIRKIDEV; from the coding sequence GTGAAGATCGCTATTGCATCGGACCACGCAGCTTTTGAACTGAAAGAGAAGGTGAAGAACTACCTTCTGGGCAAGGGAATAGAAGTGGAAGATCACGGTACCTACTCCGAGGAATCCGTTGATTATCCGGACTATGCGAAAAAAGTCGTTCAATCCATTCTGTCGAACGAAGCGGATTTTGGAATCCTTTTGTGTGGTACAGGACTCGGGATGTCAATTGCCGCAAACAGGTACAGGGGCATAAGAGCGGCTCTCTGCCTTTTCCCGGACATGGCAAGACTCGCGAGATCGCACAACAACGCAAACATCCTCGTTCTTCCGGGAAGACTCATCGGGGCAGAACTCGCTTTCTGGATAGTGGATACCTTCCTTTCAACACCCTTCGACGGAGGAAGACACGAAAGGAGAATCAGAAAGATCGATGAGGTTTAA
- a CDS encoding 50S ribosomal protein L11 methyltransferase, with protein sequence MRFKELIFPLRVEEEEIVEKFYEEGFFNFAIEEDEKGKRVLKIYLREGEPLPDFLKDWEIVDEKITTPKDWIVELEPFEIVEGVFVDPTEKINRRDAIVIKLSPGVAFGTGLHPTTRMSVFFLKKYLKEGNTVLDVGCGTGILAIAAKKLGASQVVAVDVDEQAVEVAEENVRKNDVDVLVKWSDLLSEVEGTFDIVVSNILAEIHVKLLEDVNRVTHRDSMLILSGIVDKKEDMVKRKASEHGWNVLERKQEREWVTLVMKRS encoded by the coding sequence ATGAGGTTTAAAGAGCTGATCTTTCCTTTGAGAGTCGAAGAGGAAGAAATCGTAGAAAAATTTTACGAAGAGGGATTCTTCAATTTCGCGATAGAGGAAGATGAAAAGGGAAAGAGGGTGTTGAAGATCTACCTTAGGGAGGGTGAACCCCTTCCTGATTTTTTGAAAGATTGGGAGATTGTTGATGAGAAGATCACCACTCCCAAAGACTGGATAGTCGAGCTCGAACCCTTTGAAATCGTCGAGGGAGTATTCGTAGATCCAACTGAAAAGATAAACAGAAGAGATGCGATCGTGATAAAACTGTCTCCCGGTGTGGCGTTTGGCACAGGTCTCCATCCCACCACGAGAATGAGCGTCTTCTTCCTGAAAAAGTATCTGAAGGAAGGAAACACTGTGCTCGACGTTGGATGTGGAACGGGAATACTCGCCATCGCTGCCAAAAAACTCGGTGCGTCTCAGGTGGTAGCGGTCGATGTGGATGAGCAGGCCGTCGAGGTGGCTGAAGAGAACGTTCGAAAGAACGACGTCGACGTACTGGTGAAATGGTCGGATCTTCTCTCAGAGGTGGAGGGTACTTTCGATATTGTGGTGTCCAATATTCTGGCTGAGATTCACGTGAAGCTACTCGAAGATGTGAATCGTGTCACACACAGAGATTCCATGCTCATACTCTCAGGGATCGTTGACAAGAAAGAAGACATGGTGAAAAGGAAGGCCAGTGAACACGGATGGAACGTTTTGGAGAGAAAGCAGGAGAGAGAATGGGTAACTCTCGTGATGAAAAGATCGTAG
- a CDS encoding DUF501 domain-containing protein produces the protein MGNSRDEKIVEWQIGRKITNMNRVAYRCPYGYPVVIESLPIKNGKPFPTLYWLTCPHLRREVSKLESEGFIKKLEDRIASDVAFREKMRKAHLEVIERRKRLLTEEHSFREVLEKVGTGGIRDFSKVKCLHLHLADYLAGVGNPVGETVWNLIEKKFCDDVFCKIGEARE, from the coding sequence ATGGGTAACTCTCGTGATGAAAAGATCGTAGAGTGGCAGATTGGAAGAAAGATCACGAACATGAATCGGGTGGCTTATCGCTGTCCATACGGCTATCCGGTTGTGATCGAAAGTCTGCCCATCAAGAATGGAAAGCCGTTTCCCACGCTCTACTGGCTCACCTGTCCCCACTTGAGAAGAGAAGTATCCAAACTCGAGAGCGAAGGGTTCATAAAGAAACTCGAAGATCGAATAGCGTCCGATGTGGCGTTTCGAGAAAAGATGAGGAAGGCACACTTAGAAGTGATAGAGAGAAGAAAAAGGCTCCTCACCGAAGAGCATTCTTTTCGTGAAGTTCTGGAAAAGGTGGGAACCGGTGGTATTCGAGATTTCTCGAAAGTGAAGTGCCTCCACCTTCATTTGGCGGATTACCTGGCAGGTGTTGGAAATCCCGTTGGAGAAACCGTGTGGAATCTCATCGAAAAGAAATTCTGTGATGATGTTTTCTGCAAAATCGGGGAGGCGAGAGAATGA
- the panC gene encoding pantoate--beta-alanine ligase, with protein sequence MKIIETIEEMKKFSEEMREKKKTIGFVPTMGYLHEGHLSLVRRARDENDVVVVSIFVNPTQFGPNEDYERYPRDFERDRKLLEKENVDCIFHPSVEEMYPPDFSTYVEETKLSKHLCGRSRPGHFRGVCTVVTKLFNIVKPHRAYFGQKDAQQFRVLRRMVRDLNMDVEMIECPIVREPDGLAMSSRNVYLSPEERQQALSLYQSLKIAENLYLNGERDAEKIKEEMIKHLSRFDKVKIDYVEIVDEETLEPVEKIDRKVIVAVAAWVGNARLIDNTILG encoded by the coding sequence ATGAAGATCATAGAAACCATAGAGGAAATGAAGAAATTCTCCGAGGAAATGAGAGAGAAGAAAAAAACGATAGGATTCGTCCCCACCATGGGATACCTCCACGAAGGGCACCTGTCTCTTGTGAGAAGAGCAAGGGATGAAAACGATGTGGTCGTGGTGAGTATTTTCGTGAATCCTACCCAGTTCGGTCCCAACGAAGACTACGAGAGGTACCCAAGAGATTTCGAAAGAGACCGAAAACTTCTCGAAAAAGAAAACGTGGACTGCATCTTCCATCCGTCAGTCGAGGAGATGTATCCTCCCGATTTTTCCACCTACGTTGAAGAAACGAAGCTTTCAAAACACCTGTGTGGTAGATCCCGTCCTGGACACTTCCGTGGAGTGTGCACCGTGGTCACGAAGCTCTTCAACATCGTGAAACCTCACAGGGCGTACTTCGGTCAAAAAGATGCACAGCAGTTCAGGGTTCTGAGGAGGATGGTGAGAGATCTGAACATGGACGTGGAAATGATCGAGTGTCCCATCGTGAGAGAACCGGATGGCCTCGCGATGAGCTCAAGGAACGTGTATCTGTCGCCCGAAGAAAGGCAGCAGGCGCTTTCGCTCTATCAGTCTCTGAAAATAGCGGAGAATCTCTATCTGAACGGTGAAAGAGACGCAGAAAAGATAAAAGAGGAGATGATAAAGCACCTTTCCAGGTTCGATAAGGTGAAGATAGACTACGTGGAGATTGTGGACGAGGAGACTCTGGAGCCGGTTGAGAAGATCGATCGAAAGGTGATCGTCGCGGTGGCTGCCTGGGTTGGAAATGCAAGACTCATAGATAACACGATCCTGGGGTGA
- a CDS encoding metallophosphoesterase family protein, with product MKRFLLISDSHVPVRMASLPDEILNSLKEYDGVIGLGDYVDLDTVILLEKFSKEFYGVHGNMDYPDVKEHLPFSKVLLVEGVTIGMCHGWGAPWDLKDRLLKVFNEKPQVILFGHTHEPEDTVKAGVRFLNPGSLAEGSYAVLELDGGEVRFELKTL from the coding sequence GTGAAGAGGTTCCTTTTGATCTCCGACTCACACGTTCCCGTGCGCATGGCCAGTCTTCCGGATGAGATACTGAACTCTTTGAAAGAGTACGATGGCGTGATAGGCCTTGGAGACTATGTGGATCTGGACACGGTGATCCTTCTTGAGAAATTTTCTAAGGAATTCTACGGAGTTCACGGAAACATGGATTATCCAGACGTGAAAGAACACCTTCCGTTCTCGAAAGTCCTGCTTGTAGAGGGTGTCACCATAGGAATGTGTCACGGGTGGGGTGCCCCGTGGGATCTGAAAGACCGTCTTTTGAAGGTCTTCAACGAAAAACCTCAGGTGATACTCTTCGGACACACCCACGAACCGGAGGACACGGTGAAAGCGGGTGTGAGATTTCTGAACCCGGGAAGCCTCGCTGAAGGCTCTTACGCCGTCCTTGAACTGGACGGGGGTGAAGTACGATTCGAGTTGAAGACCTTGTAA
- a CDS encoding ATP-dependent sacrificial sulfur transferase LarE: MKDGKLYVAFSGGKDSSLVAILAKMALGEERVELVTVDWSPYTYERSREIVRNFAEKHGLKHTFIPSNRMQEKVWRHGPSCNACTRDVKTVLVKRYAQGHLVASGANASDSWGKTGLKVFDGVYSPLCRVGKEEINEMLKFLGLEVKKIGESAGREGCKLKHLLKMLINPDYHGKAVSTANEILLRVLEEHGFKPELANVKIIGPLSRNIALVNVKPLPPEKVMNEIVEKLSAEETIDGVIVVDGPMKLVVLASPAIYRNEESRKWIKEGRLQPEFAFPIEIEWRESKNNKLRTFQVVDARKE; the protein is encoded by the coding sequence GTGAAAGACGGAAAGCTCTACGTTGCCTTCTCCGGGGGAAAGGACAGTTCGCTGGTGGCAATCCTGGCGAAGATGGCCCTCGGAGAAGAAAGGGTGGAGCTCGTCACCGTGGACTGGAGCCCTTACACCTACGAGAGATCGAGAGAGATTGTTCGAAACTTCGCAGAAAAACACGGCTTGAAACACACTTTCATTCCTTCCAACAGAATGCAGGAGAAGGTCTGGAGACACGGTCCATCCTGCAACGCCTGCACCCGCGACGTGAAGACCGTTTTGGTGAAAAGATACGCTCAGGGTCACCTCGTTGCGAGCGGTGCAAACGCCTCCGACAGCTGGGGAAAAACGGGCCTGAAGGTCTTCGACGGTGTCTACTCACCACTCTGCAGGGTCGGTAAAGAAGAGATAAACGAGATGCTGAAGTTCCTCGGACTGGAAGTGAAGAAGATCGGTGAGTCTGCGGGAAGAGAAGGATGCAAACTGAAACACCTTCTGAAGATGCTCATAAACCCGGATTACCACGGAAAAGCTGTTTCTACTGCAAACGAGATCCTTCTCAGAGTTCTCGAAGAACATGGCTTCAAGCCGGAACTCGCCAACGTGAAGATCATCGGGCCGCTTTCAAGAAACATCGCCCTCGTGAATGTGAAACCTCTTCCACCAGAAAAGGTGATGAACGAGATCGTCGAAAAGCTCTCCGCAGAAGAGACGATAGACGGGGTCATCGTGGTCGATGGCCCTATGAAACTCGTGGTTCTGGCCAGTCCCGCGATCTACAGGAACGAAGAGTCAAGAAAGTGGATAAAGGAGGGAAGGCTTCAACCGGAGTTCGCCTTCCCCATCGAGATCGAGTGGAGAGAATCGAAGAACAACAAACTTCGCACCTTTCAGGTGGTCGATGCCAGAAAGGAGTGA
- a CDS encoding alpha-L-rhamnosidase yields the protein MNLEELKNPGVWYRPAPFWSWNDKLCEEELLRQIDEMYEKGYGGFFMHSRVGLVTEYLSEEWMRLVRSCAEHARRLGMLAWLYDEDKWPSGFAGGIVPLEKPEHRHKYLTLLKKDQIKPEDEILKKIERDGEEFYVVKRVMKLGDPWFNGTCYVDLLSRETTEAFLRSTHERYKKSCGDLFRVSIPGIFTDEPTYLRVHHPKETTLPWTERFPEEFLRRKGYDIRDHLEELFFNVKDYMKVRYDFFDVATSLFIENFTIPYAKWCEENGIFMTGHYMAEDTLRGQVEWIGAAMPHYEYMQIPGIDKLARHLEQVVTIKQVSSAAEQLGKKWVLCETFGTTGQHVSFLHRKWIADWQAVLGVTYINPHLSLYSMRGERKRDYPPNLFYQQPWWKNERFLSDYFARLNHIVTQGKREVKVLMIHPISSAWCVYSKFDDEIDKLNELFDTITKELVANKIDFHFGDEMILSKHGRVKEAKLRVGEYEYEVVVLPPLLNLKSSTVELLNSLAENGGKVFVLKDFRYGRFFPERVEGKKGRIEFLKKARVFETLEDLIEELKPFSSVDVLDTKTKENAKAVIAQKRVLEDGSYLLFLANTDIDREVHCHLELKEKRKHTYAIDLFDFKLVELKENEFVMFPASSVCIWVTDEEVPAEDEKVVSTGVLLEKEFDFETALNDFEVKMNSFNVLPVDRVEYFEAGGRVFRNEFVSKIWYEFYRLPDGTPFRVEYSFEVRKKPQKLFLVVECAENLDRITVNGREVRYERKSCIFNEEQNFLDVNFGKMEITDLVREGKNTVVLEGRKENNITGPGCHTRVKDPENHRPTEVETIYLVGDFSLVNVDETRYVIDAPKVPDHRDITRDGYPFYVGSFTLKKIFECKKDPGKRYFLKLNGVEAASVEVILNGKFLGVLFWRPFMIDITDALRNGKNELQLVLTNTLFNLIEANHKADVLEETFRRPKSFIDFEHHTDRYILLPFGLENVAVLSSSSR from the coding sequence GTAAGAAGCTGTGCAGAACACGCCAGAAGACTCGGGATGCTCGCCTGGCTCTACGATGAGGACAAATGGCCTTCCGGATTCGCTGGAGGAATCGTGCCACTCGAAAAACCGGAACACAGGCACAAATACCTCACACTCTTGAAAAAGGATCAGATCAAACCAGAAGATGAGATCCTGAAAAAGATAGAAAGAGACGGCGAAGAATTCTACGTGGTAAAACGCGTTATGAAGCTTGGTGATCCGTGGTTCAACGGAACCTGCTACGTCGATCTGCTCTCAAGAGAGACCACAGAGGCGTTTCTCAGATCGACACACGAGAGATACAAAAAATCGTGCGGTGATCTTTTCAGAGTCTCCATCCCCGGGATCTTCACCGATGAACCCACCTATCTGAGAGTGCATCACCCTAAAGAAACCACACTCCCCTGGACAGAACGATTTCCAGAGGAGTTTTTGAGGCGAAAGGGATACGACATCAGAGACCACTTAGAAGAACTCTTCTTCAACGTGAAGGACTACATGAAGGTGAGATACGATTTCTTCGATGTTGCGACGAGTCTGTTCATCGAAAACTTCACGATCCCGTACGCGAAGTGGTGTGAAGAAAACGGCATCTTCATGACGGGACACTACATGGCAGAAGATACACTCAGAGGACAGGTGGAGTGGATAGGTGCCGCGATGCCACACTACGAATACATGCAGATACCGGGAATAGACAAACTCGCCAGACACCTGGAACAGGTGGTCACGATAAAGCAGGTTTCATCGGCGGCAGAGCAGTTAGGGAAGAAATGGGTGCTCTGCGAAACGTTCGGTACAACGGGTCAGCACGTGAGTTTTCTGCACAGAAAATGGATAGCGGACTGGCAGGCGGTTCTCGGTGTCACGTACATAAACCCGCATCTCAGTCTTTACTCGATGAGAGGAGAGAGAAAGAGGGACTACCCACCGAATCTCTTCTATCAACAGCCTTGGTGGAAGAACGAAAGATTCCTGTCGGATTACTTTGCAAGACTGAACCACATCGTCACACAGGGAAAGAGAGAGGTCAAAGTGCTCATGATACATCCCATCTCCTCAGCGTGGTGTGTGTATTCTAAGTTCGATGACGAGATCGATAAGCTCAACGAGCTCTTCGATACGATCACAAAGGAACTCGTTGCGAACAAGATAGACTTCCACTTCGGCGACGAGATGATCCTCTCAAAACATGGAAGAGTGAAAGAGGCAAAACTGAGAGTAGGAGAGTACGAATACGAAGTCGTGGTGCTGCCACCGCTCCTGAATCTGAAAAGTTCTACTGTGGAACTTTTGAACTCACTGGCAGAAAACGGTGGTAAGGTCTTTGTTTTGAAGGATTTCAGGTACGGCAGGTTCTTCCCGGAAAGAGTGGAAGGAAAGAAGGGAAGAATCGAATTCCTCAAAAAGGCTCGTGTTTTTGAAACGCTCGAAGATCTCATCGAAGAACTCAAACCCTTCTCTTCTGTGGATGTTCTGGATACGAAAACGAAAGAGAATGCAAAAGCGGTGATCGCGCAGAAGAGAGTGCTGGAAGACGGATCTTATCTTCTCTTTCTTGCGAACACGGACATCGACCGGGAAGTGCACTGCCATCTGGAACTGAAGGAAAAGAGAAAACACACGTACGCGATAGACCTGTTCGATTTCAAATTGGTGGAGCTGAAGGAAAACGAGTTTGTCATGTTCCCAGCGTCGAGTGTTTGTATCTGGGTAACGGACGAGGAGGTTCCTGCGGAAGATGAGAAAGTGGTTTCAACAGGAGTTCTTCTGGAGAAAGAATTCGATTTCGAGACGGCACTGAACGATTTCGAAGTGAAGATGAACTCTTTCAACGTTCTTCCAGTGGACAGGGTGGAGTATTTTGAAGCGGGTGGAAGGGTTTTCAGGAACGAGTTCGTCTCGAAGATCTGGTACGAGTTCTACAGGTTACCGGATGGTACACCGTTCAGGGTGGAGTACTCTTTCGAGGTCAGGAAAAAGCCTCAAAAACTCTTTCTCGTCGTTGAGTGCGCGGAAAATCTTGACAGAATCACGGTGAACGGTCGAGAGGTGAGGTACGAAAGAAAAAGCTGCATTTTCAACGAGGAACAGAATTTCCTGGATGTGAACTTTGGAAAGATGGAGATCACAGATCTCGTCAGAGAAGGAAAGAACACGGTTGTTCTGGAGGGAAGAAAAGAAAACAACATCACAGGCCCGGGGTGTCACACGAGGGTGAAAGATCCAGAGAATCACAGGCCAACAGAGGTGGAGACGATATATCTTGTGGGAGATTTTTCACTTGTGAACGTGGACGAGACGAGGTACGTGATCGATGCACCCAAGGTACCGGATCACAGGGACATCACACGGGACGGGTACCCGTTCTATGTGGGATCCTTCACGCTCAAAAAGATATTTGAGTGTAAAAAAGACCCGGGGAAAAGATACTTCCTCAAGCTGAACGGTGTGGAGGCGGCCTCGGTCGAGGTGATTCTGAACGGGAAGTTCCTGGGCGTTCTTTTCTGGAGACCTTTCATGATAGATATTACAGATGCTCTGAGAAATGGAAAAAACGAACTCCAACTCGTCCTCACAAACACACTGTTCAACCTCATAGAGGCGAACCACAAGGCAGACGTTCTCGAGGAGACCTTCAGAAGACCGAAGAGCTTCATAGATTTCGAGCACCACACGGACAGATACATCCTGCTGCCCTTCGGCCTGGAAAACGTCGCCGTTCTCAGCTCTTCTTCACGATGA